AACAAATTCGTCTGCTGAAAGTGTAGTTGATGTTGTAGCTCGCTAGGTGTCTATTTAAAAATCCTTTAACAAAATCATGaacttaatttaaaaactaaaaaggtaGCACTCAAAGAATCTCTGAGGAAAGAACCCATTGGATAGCAACATGGAttatattgaattttaaaaaatatatcccAAGGCTAATATAGATTTAACAATGAAGTCCACCACAATAAGATCTCGTAAGTAGTAATTTTAAAGTAAGCGACGTAATGAGACAGGACGACACGCAATTTGTGTGGAAGAGACTTGCACTGCTGGTATTCTTTGATGAAGTTGGCATTAGCACAGGATCTTGACATGGTTGCAAAACTGGTTATGTTGTCGTTGACGCCAAGAGTACTATTTAGACCCCGGAGCAAGTCATTCGTCTTGAGAATAAAAAGCATTTCGCTAGGCACTTGGTGAAGCACTTCCATAATTTCATTCTGAAAATCagtaaaatgaaatgagaaaaataaaataaagtatgAATAGGTTTTTCGCGACAGAAAATTTATCACTCACCAAATATACAGAGgcatcaatttttatttgcttttcttcttcgcttgttttcgtttttttaacttttcctcCCAAAACTGAGGTCATGGAACGACCCGCAACCATGCATGCAAAATAGGAATACAATTCTTTAACGCCCAGCTTCTCCGAATGTTCTTGCATTTCTTGGACATTAGCATGAATGATCGACATCCAAAACTTGGCATAATTCTCCCTGAACTCAAGCGGCAATtgctgatttaaaaaaaaagaagaaaacatcagTTAATTATAACACATGCTATTATaaccataaaaaaaactaactgcGTAAAGTCCATGATCCAGTAAATGAATTACAATCTGTTTTTTATCGGTTAGTTCGATCTTCAGGTTTcctgcttataaagttcaattAATACATATATTGTGGAAAATCAGAGTAATTTAAACTAACCGTGATGTGGATCACAATGAACATACCCGTGAAGGAAAATCATATCCGAATACATTTGCGTGATTTTctgggaaatttcttttttaaagggtTCAAATTCCGCTCGTTTTCCTTGTCCCAAAGCAGCAATTTCGTAACCCCCGCAATATTCCATGGTTAAAACTCTTGATGTAGAATAATCCCAAAATACTTTTGGTATCTATCATATAAAATCATAAGCTATTATTTGCATTAGCTTTCGATTACGAGACCGTTTAAATTAGATCGTTAATTACATTGAGCCACGGTAGGTGCTTCATCAGTGCTGCagttttttcggaatttttcccttccagcaggaaatttaattcaaaaggTAGGGTTTTCTTGGTTTCCCTAACTAGCCAATCAAGTTTCAAATCGGGGAAGACCCAAGATGCAAAatccaccaagatctgcaatTATATTTTATGCAACAGTGaattaatgaaatgagataagacattaattcatttcatacCTCCATAGATTTAATATCAATTGTGGAATAACTTTTGACTAAAGGATGCTGCACTTTAACAGCCACCACTGTTCCGTCATTCAACTCAGCTTTATGGACCTGAGCAAGTGAAGCTGTACCAAGCGGAATTTTCTCAATGGTTCGGAAAACTGATGTGGGCTGGATAAAAATATTAACCTGATTGAAATTGCTCTGACAAGGTGCATGGAATGGAACCTACATCACATTTAAGGTCCTCTTTAATCACTTTTAAAACTTCATCATAAGTAGATTGAGGTGCTTGACTGTGAAGGACCTTCATTGTGCTGACATATTCAGCTGGAATCAAATAATCAAGAGCCCCAAGATGCTGGCCTACTTTGATGAATGCTCCTCCATGTTTCTCACACAATTTGAGCAATCGTTGTGCTGACCTGAGATGAACCTAGCGAACGAATAAAAGttcatgaatttattttgttacttTTTATAGAAGTATTACTGGATTTCTTTCTCACATACATCACTTCTGATTTTGGGATATTCTTTAGAGGAGATGTCTATTGTTTTCGAATAGATTGTATTTTTGTAATCTATCAATATTTCAGCCacctttaaacaaaaaatgggaattataaattaaattgGAGCTAAATGATAAATTAAATTGCCTACCGTTGTAGCTGTTTTGGCAAATCGAAAAACACCAATTGAGCAATCTTGGATCTCCTTGTTGTAATAGGCACCCAATGAAGCACCTATTAAAGCTACTCcagttttgaaaattcttttctttggcaTCATCAGATAGCAATTTGAACTTTTCAGTTAAGCTACAAACATTGATCTTGTATTGGGTAGAAGGTTGTGTTACTGCTGTGAATTCTCAGTGTGCcctcacaaaaaaatttaatatacaACTAGTGCCTACGAAACAAGTTATCCAATCGtataaatatgaaatttttgtttcgttacTCTGCTGGAGAGCTCTGGAGGATGTTAACCAGCGAACCACTTTTGCTGCTTTCTATGACCTACTTAACATGACCCACAAAACCAAACATCCCTTTCCAccaatttcttgtttgtcgCATGTTTTCTACCGAATTCGATCGTTCGTGATGCCGTCCAACTTGTTTTGGTGTTTAGAAATCCCGAGTGAAAGTGGGATACTGTAGAGACTTTTAGAATTTTCCAACTTCCAAAGTGACTCAGAAGTAGTCTGCTTGaaactcttttattttaatgaccACAAATtcactagatggcgttgcAAAACAAAGCAGACGAATTTCAGAATCCCCCGAGGAAAAATTTTCACTCACATCTCGTATATCCGACTTGGGTATTCGATCAAACTTAGCGCGAAAATCTGCGCTAATTATCGGAGAAATTTCAGGCCGAGTACATCAGCAAATATCCTCGTGGTATGtcgaacatttttttcccctattcATTTCTCCCAGACTTGTAATATGACTTGTAATATGCTGTAACCCCAACCCCTTTACTAGCCGAGCCGGGGTTCATTGTGTAAGTCACCATCTTCACTATTTCAACCGAAATATCAATATTTGttcaaagaaattcttttctttcattgcaTTGTCTAAAGTGCTCGATTTTTACTCTAGCTATTATGTTAGTGATGTAATGAAAGGAAGTCGTAGGTTGTCCCGGGATCTCAGCAAGTCACgccgttttttttcccgataaaatcgacattttttttttgctcattgTGTCTGCACGTCATCCTATTGCGTATGCTCATTTCCCTTCATttttgttcccccccccccccctccggtTTGATCGAATCGATCGAAACACGACACAAGAGATAAAACACACGCCGTGCAATATAATCCACGTTTTTCTTTATCCGACAGGTGCTGCTATAGAGAAACCCCGAGAATACCAACAAATGGAAGGATTGGAATAATCGAtccattgaaaaagaaatacaaaaccaGAACGCGAATCAATTCCGGAAAGATGCGGGTCCTTTGGATTATCGTCAATCGATAAATCGACATCTATAGACCGTGATTCGTGACGTCCTTGTATCTCTTCCAAGACCGCCAAGGTGATTGCTATTAATGATCCGTGCATTTATTATTCACGATTCACATTTCTATTCCGGGGCTtccgtattattattagaaattCGATTTGGTTCGTACCTAAAGACCGCGGAGACCATATTTCAAAATGGCCCAACGATTTCGTCACACCGAGATGATGGAACTGGAATCGCCGACCGAGTCCGAGTCCAGGTTAACGGCGGAAGAGGCTCCGCCGTCGTCCAATTCCGGCGGAATGAAGAGACTCGGCAGCATTCCCCACCTGGGGATCATCATGGCCATTGCgtcgagcttcttcttctcgctgAGCTCGCTGATCGTGAAACTGGTTCCGGATGTTCATCCGGTGGCATTGGCCACTTATCGCTTCGCCGGAATTCTCCTGCCGAGCATCCCCATCGTTATCCGGCGATCGGAGGACCCTTTCCCTAAAGGCAAACGGGGGCTCCTGCTCCTGCGGGCCTTTCTCGGCACGACCAGTTTGATGAGCCAATTCTACGCTCTGCGGCACATGCCGCTGGCCGACGCTTCCGTCATCATTTTCAGTGTCCCCGTGTTCGTGGCCATCTTCGCCCGCATCTTCCTCAAGGTATCAATTGCTATCttaaaacttgtttttataCTTTAATCCATTCCCAAATAATATCGACAGGAGGAATGCGGGCTATTCCATGTGGCCAATATCTTTCTGACGCTGTGCGGATGCATTTTGATTGCTCGTCCACCATTCCTTTTCGGTCGGATGGACGCTCTGCCATTACCAGAAGACGGCAGCGTTTACGACAACGCTTTCTGGGGCGCAGTGGCCGCCCTTTGTGGTACTCTCTTCGCTGCCAATGTCTACGTCGTCATTCGTTCACTCAAAGTAAGACGGGCAAACATTATGGAACACACCTTTTTGTTTCAACTATTACCTGCTAAACTACGgaccttttcattttctcgacCAAAAAGGGACTCCATTTCTCGGTGATTATGTCGTCGTTTGGAGCTTTTGCCATCCTCCAGACTTTTATGACCACTTGGGCGATGAATGAACTTTGCCTGCCGGCCTGTGGCCACGACCGCTGGCTAATGGTTCTATTAGCCATTTTCAGTTTCGCCGGCCAGATCCTCCTGACCACGGCCCTCCAACACGAACAAGCCGGGCCTGTGGCTATCGCTCGCTCTGCAGATGTCGTCTTCGCGTTCATCTGGCAGGTACTATAAATCAAACACCATCTGctagtttaaaaataaaaataaaagttgtaaTTCAATTAACGTAAACCTCAATTTCAATTAGGtgatatttctgaacgaaattccCGGATGGATTAGTTTGATTGGCGCCCTACTCGTCACCACGTCCGTCCTTTTGACGGGCGTACGCAAATGGGTCGAAGGGCTGGACAATCACGATCCACTCCGCCAACGTCTCTGGTTTCTCCAACGATGAAAAATCTCTTTCCCATCGTATATAATACTCGTTTAATGTCGTCTTTAAGTGGCCAATTCTATTCACTCTGTCTGGGCCCGGTGATGGCGAGACATTGAAAACATCCGGAACGAACAAATAAGTCAAGAAACAACCACCGAACAAATACCAAAGTATATAAACCCAGTCGTCTTACATAATACTATTCTTGT
This sequence is a window from Daphnia pulicaria isolate SC F1-1A chromosome 7, SC_F0-13Bv2, whole genome shotgun sequence. Protein-coding genes within it:
- the LOC124349831 gene encoding solute carrier family 35 member G1-like, whose translation is MAQRFRHTEMMELESPTESESRLTAEEAPPSSNSGGMKRLGSIPHLGIIMAIASSFFFSLSSLIVKLVPDVHPVALATYRFAGILLPSIPIVIRRSEDPFPKGKRGLLLLRAFLGTTSLMSQFYALRHMPLADASVIIFSVPVFVAIFARIFLKEECGLFHVANIFLTLCGCILIARPPFLFGRMDALPLPEDGSVYDNAFWGAVAALCGTLFAANVYVVIRSLKGLHFSVIMSSFGAFAILQTFMTTWAMNELCLPACGHDRWLMVLLAIFSFAGQILLTTALQHEQAGPVAIARSADVVFAFIWQVIFLNEIPGWISLIGALLVTTSVLLTGVRKWVEGLDNHDPLRQRLWFLQR
- the LOC124349639 gene encoding aarF domain-containing kinase 1-like; the encoded protein is MMPKKRIFKTGVALIGASLGAYYNKEIQDCSIGVFRFAKTATTVAEILIDYKNTIYSKTIDISSKEYPKIRSDVHLRSAQRLLKLCEKHGGAFIKVGQHLGALDYLIPAEYVSTMKVLHSQAPQSTYDEVLKVIKEDLKCDPTSVFRTIEKIPLGTASLAQVHKAELNDGTVVAVKVQHPLVKSYSTIDIKSMEILVDFASWVFPDLKLDWLVRETKKTLPFELNFLLEGKNSEKTAALMKHLPWLNIPKVFWDYSTSRVLTMEYCGGYEIAALGQGKRAEFEPFKKEISQKITQMYSDMIFLHGYVHCDPHHGNLKIELTDKKQIVIHLLDHGLYAQLPLEFRENYAKFWMSIIHANVQEMQEHSEKLGVKELYSYFACMVAGRSMTSVLGGKVKKTKTSEEEKQIKIDASVYLNEIMEVLHQVPSEMLFILKTNDLLRGLNSTLGVNDNITSFATMSRSCANANFIKEYQQCKSLPHKLRVVLSHYVAYFKITTYEILLWWTSLLNLY